One region of Wyeomyia smithii strain HCP4-BCI-WySm-NY-G18 chromosome 3, ASM2978416v1, whole genome shotgun sequence genomic DNA includes:
- the LOC129730759 gene encoding uncharacterized protein LOC129730759: MAKLSLSRIRKKFMRLHPIWRVYLMVLIILILYNEVFIYVLQKLKWSNIYCKHEKCLRILFVGDPQILGKSFDSHFYSGMANYDSDRYLAWYYERALEHVKPDVICFLGDLMDEGITSNEDYFKEYYERFGAIFPRHATATAIYVSGDNDIGGEGEEVKPSIVRRFRQYFSEKPAWIINENVTIYNINRITHEMPLNDPRLINEQGEDAADQYIRIFLSHMPFLSTPGTFTYEAIEKLKPNVIFSGHLHSSRYVRIHRKHLRSATYLPLSGDKKTAYKVHSFDLRYHKDTQELLEIVIPTCSYRMGVPDIGYGFAVIDGTKLQYTVLWTTNRFHQLISYLIISSVPLIFLTMFLLFKTVKAICVCNAKRSRLSI, translated from the exons ATGGCTAAATTATCGCTGTCTAGAATACGGAAGAAATTTATGCG ATTGCACCCGATTTGGCGTGTCTATTTGATGGTGTTGATTATACTTATCCTTTATAATGAAGTATTCATTTATgttcttcaaaaactcaaatGGTCGAATATTTACTGTAAACATG AAAAGTGTTTGCGAATATTATTTGTTGGAGACCCTCAGATCTTGGGTAAATCTTTCGATTCGCATTTCTACTCTGGCATGGCGAATTATGACTCGGATCGCTACCTGGCGTGGTATTATGAAAGGGCTCTTGAGCATGTGAAACCGGATGTTATTTGTTTCCTTGGAGATCTCATGGATGAGGGAATTACCTCAAATGAGGATTACTTTAAAGAATACTACGAACGCTTTGGGGCGATTTTTCCTAGACATGCGACAGCAACA GCAATCTACGTATCAGGAGATAACGATATTGGTGGAGAAGGAGAGGAAGTAAAGCCATCGATAGTGCGACGGTTCCGACAGTACTTCAGCGAAAAGCCAGCATGGATTATAAATGAAAATGTTACAATTTATAATATCAACCGAATCACACACGAGATGCCGTTAAATGACCCTCGGCTTATAAATGAACAAGGGGAAGATGCTGCGGATCAGTACATAAGAATTTTTTTGAGCCATATGCCATTCCTGAGCACCCCGGGAACATTTACTTATGAG GCAATTGAAAAACTTAAACCCAACGTAATATTCTCCGGTCATTTGCACTCCTCCCGGTACGTTCGAATACACCGCAAACATTTGCGATCAGCTACCTATTTGCCACTAAGTGGTGATAAAAAGACTGCCTACAAAGTGCATAGTTTCGATCTGCGTTATCACAAGGACACACAGGAATTGTTGGAAATCGTTATTCCAACATGTTCCTATCGAATGGGCGTACCCGACATTGGCTATGGTTTTGCGGTTATAG ATGGAACCAAGCTACAATATACAGTTCTCTGGACTACCAATCGCTTCCACCAGTTGATATCCTACTTAATTATATCGTCGGTTCCGCTGATCTTTCTTACGAtgtttttgttgttcaaaaCAGTAAAAGCTATTTGTGTTTGCAACGCGAAACGGTCTAGACTTTCTATTTAA
- the LOC129726786 gene encoding enolase isoform X2: MPFKSIKARQIFDSRGNPTVEVDLVTDLGLFRAAVPSGASTGVHEALELRDNVKGDWHGKGVLKAVDNINKIIAPAVLKSGLCVTQQKELDELMLHLDGTENKSKLGANAILGVSLAICKAGAAKKGIPLYKHIAELSGNGNIILPVPAFNVINGGSHAGNKLAMQEFMILPTGASSFTEAMKIGTEVYHHLKSVIKAKFGLDATAVGDEGGFAPNILENKEALNLIQDAIAKAGYTGKVEIGMDVAASEFHKDGKYDLDFKNPNSNKNDWLSPDSLEEMYQGFIKGFPIVSIEDPFDQDHWDAWAKITANTSIQIVGDDLTVTNPKRIATAVEKKACNCLLLKVNQIGSVTESINAHLLAKKNGWGTMVSHRSGETEDTFIADLVVGLSTGQIKTGAPCRSERLAKYNQILRIEEELGADAKFAGKNFRHPQ; this comes from the exons ATGCCATTCAAGAGTATTAAAGCCCGTCAGATTTTCGACTCGCGCGGTAACCCGACTGTCGAGGTTGATTTGGTTACCGATTTGGGTCTATTCCGGGCGGCCGTACCGTCGGGCGCTTCAACGGGCGTACACGAGGCGTTGGAGTTGCGTGACAACGTCAAGGGTGACTGGCATGGCAAGGGTGTTCTGAAAGCAGTGGATAACATCAACAAGATCATTGCGCCGGCTGTGCTGAAGTCGGGCCTGTGCGTTACTCAACAGAAAGAG CTCGATGAACTGATGCTGCATTTAGATGGAACCGAGAACAAGTCCAAACTGGGCGCAAACGCTATCCTTGGCGTTTCGTTAGCCATCTGCAAGGCCGGTGCTGCGAAAAAGGGCATTCCACTGTACAAACATATTGCTGAGCTTTCTGGCAATGGAAACATCATTCTTCCGGTGCCGGCTTTCAACGTTATAAACGGAGGTAGCCACGCCGGTAATAAACTGGCTATGCAGGAGTTCATGATTCTACCGACTGGAGCATCGTCTTTCACTGAAGCTATGAAAATCGGCACCGAGGTGTACCATCACTTGAAGAGTGTTATTAAGGCTAAGTTCGGTCTGGATGCCACCGCTGTTGGTGATGAGGGTGGTTTTGCTCCCAATATCCTGGAGAATAAAGAAGCTTTGAACCTGATTCAGGATGCTATTGCGAAGGCTGGTTACACTGGAAAGGTCGAAATCGGAATGGATGTAGCTGCTTCGGAATTTCACAAGGATGGAAAGTACGATCTGGACTTCAAGAACCCCAATTCGAACAAGAACGATTGGCTGTCCCCAGATTCTTTGGAGGAAATGTACCAAGGCTTTATTAAAGGTTTTCCGATCGTCAGCATTGAAGATCCCTTTGACCAGGACCACTGGGATGCCTGGGCAAAGATCACTGCTAACACAAGTATTCAAATTGTCGGTGACGATTTGACAGTAACTAATCCAAAGCGTATTGCTACTGCTGTCGAGAAAAAAGCTTGCAACTGCTTGTTGTTGAAAGTCAACCAAATTGGTTCTGTGACCGAATCTATTAATGCCCACTTGCTGGCCAAGAAAAACGGTTGGGGTACCATGGTATCGCATCGTTCGGGTGAGACTGAGGACACCTTTATTGCCGATTTAGTCGTTGGCCTGAGCACTGGGCAAATCAAGACTGGCGCTCCATGCCGATCGGAACGTCTCGCCAAGTATAACCAGATTCTGCGCATTGAAGAGGAACTTGGTGCTGACGCCAAGTTTGCCGGCAAGAATTTCCGCCACCCACAGTAA
- the LOC129726786 gene encoding enolase isoform X1, with the protein MIRNIISKMPFKSIKARQIFDSRGNPTVEVDLVTDLGLFRAAVPSGASTGVHEALELRDNVKGDWHGKGVLKAVDNINKIIAPAVLKSGLCVTQQKELDELMLHLDGTENKSKLGANAILGVSLAICKAGAAKKGIPLYKHIAELSGNGNIILPVPAFNVINGGSHAGNKLAMQEFMILPTGASSFTEAMKIGTEVYHHLKSVIKAKFGLDATAVGDEGGFAPNILENKEALNLIQDAIAKAGYTGKVEIGMDVAASEFHKDGKYDLDFKNPNSNKNDWLSPDSLEEMYQGFIKGFPIVSIEDPFDQDHWDAWAKITANTSIQIVGDDLTVTNPKRIATAVEKKACNCLLLKVNQIGSVTESINAHLLAKKNGWGTMVSHRSGETEDTFIADLVVGLSTGQIKTGAPCRSERLAKYNQILRIEEELGADAKFAGKNFRHPQ; encoded by the exons atgATACGAAACATTAT ATCAAAAATGCCATTCAAGAGTATTAAAGCCCGTCAGATTTTCGACTCGCGCGGTAACCCGACTGTCGAGGTTGATTTGGTTACCGATTTGGGTCTATTCCGGGCGGCCGTACCGTCGGGCGCTTCAACGGGCGTACACGAGGCGTTGGAGTTGCGTGACAACGTCAAGGGTGACTGGCATGGCAAGGGTGTTCTGAAAGCAGTGGATAACATCAACAAGATCATTGCGCCGGCTGTGCTGAAGTCGGGCCTGTGCGTTACTCAACAGAAAGAG CTCGATGAACTGATGCTGCATTTAGATGGAACCGAGAACAAGTCCAAACTGGGCGCAAACGCTATCCTTGGCGTTTCGTTAGCCATCTGCAAGGCCGGTGCTGCGAAAAAGGGCATTCCACTGTACAAACATATTGCTGAGCTTTCTGGCAATGGAAACATCATTCTTCCGGTGCCGGCTTTCAACGTTATAAACGGAGGTAGCCACGCCGGTAATAAACTGGCTATGCAGGAGTTCATGATTCTACCGACTGGAGCATCGTCTTTCACTGAAGCTATGAAAATCGGCACCGAGGTGTACCATCACTTGAAGAGTGTTATTAAGGCTAAGTTCGGTCTGGATGCCACCGCTGTTGGTGATGAGGGTGGTTTTGCTCCCAATATCCTGGAGAATAAAGAAGCTTTGAACCTGATTCAGGATGCTATTGCGAAGGCTGGTTACACTGGAAAGGTCGAAATCGGAATGGATGTAGCTGCTTCGGAATTTCACAAGGATGGAAAGTACGATCTGGACTTCAAGAACCCCAATTCGAACAAGAACGATTGGCTGTCCCCAGATTCTTTGGAGGAAATGTACCAAGGCTTTATTAAAGGTTTTCCGATCGTCAGCATTGAAGATCCCTTTGACCAGGACCACTGGGATGCCTGGGCAAAGATCACTGCTAACACAAGTATTCAAATTGTCGGTGACGATTTGACAGTAACTAATCCAAAGCGTATTGCTACTGCTGTCGAGAAAAAAGCTTGCAACTGCTTGTTGTTGAAAGTCAACCAAATTGGTTCTGTGACCGAATCTATTAATGCCCACTTGCTGGCCAAGAAAAACGGTTGGGGTACCATGGTATCGCATCGTTCGGGTGAGACTGAGGACACCTTTATTGCCGATTTAGTCGTTGGCCTGAGCACTGGGCAAATCAAGACTGGCGCTCCATGCCGATCGGAACGTCTCGCCAAGTATAACCAGATTCTGCGCATTGAAGAGGAACTTGGTGCTGACGCCAAGTTTGCCGGCAAGAATTTCCGCCACCCACAGTAA